DNA sequence from the Hemibagrus wyckioides isolate EC202008001 linkage group LG20, SWU_Hwy_1.0, whole genome shotgun sequence genome:
TCcttataaatagggatccttgtgtccCTGTCCCTTTTAGTCATTGTTATGTTCACTGTGGTctttgtgtttaatgttttgttttgttttgttttgttttgttttgttttgttttgttttgttttgttttgttttgttttgttttgttttgttttgttttgttttgttttgttttgttttgttttgttttgttttgttttgttttgtttctcagCCAGGTTCTACTTTTaggttttgttttagtttctttgtcatgttttgtctagtgttaggttagtctgccccatgtcttgtgtttgtgtgaataaagcagtgcttcgttAAATCCTGCACTTGGGTCTTATTCCATGGTAAGACCACGGAGGCCCAGGTTCACGCCCCGGGGGCAGGGGTGTCCAGATGTGACATGAGGCAAAGTTACAACCAAATAACTGTTtgtaaaacaaagcaaaacaacaaTCAAAAACTTAAACCTGCCATACTCTATCCTTGTTCTAATCTAAAAGTAGCTTTATAATGATGATTTGGATAATTCAAGAACATGGCTGAAGTCAcccaattcaatttcaattatCTATTAACATTGTGTGAATAAACATGACATTAAGTTTGATTATGATAaagtttattacaaaaaactTCCCCTTTCTCTGACTTGCTAAATTTCTCTATTATAAATGTCAGGcaactcaggtgcttgttcagtccctTCATATATTAgtctgatatactgtatatatagactTGTTTTAAACCttcctaagttctcccacaccaccccactgctatGTTTCCCccccactggcttccagtagccaCAAACATCAGGTTTAAAACACTGAGGCTTGaaaacaaagccaaaaacagaccagTGGCCTCTAACCTCAAAGCACTTATCACACCCCTCACTGCAGCACACTTCCTCTGACCTTCTAGCTCTGCTCGACTGGACACACCAAGATTCACATCAATATTCTTCTCTGTTCAAAAGTTAGAATGTTTACTACTTCTATATgtatgaattatatatataaagtacaaAGTTTCAGGcacacagtggcttagtggttagcatgttcgcttcacacctccagcatcctgggatGCTGTggggagtttgcatgttctccccgtgcttggtgggtttcctcccacagtccaaagacatgcttctaggctgattggagtttctaaatgagtgtgtgtgtgtgtcctgtgaagGGTTGGCaatccatccagggtgtatcctgccttgatgcccgatgatgcctgagataggcacaggctccactgcggtacagaaaaaaaaaaaaaaaaaagacaaagattCATGAGTGGAACTATTGAGCACCATGAGTCAGgtctacaaaaaataaaataaaataaataaataaagttgtcCCTCCGGTTTCTTTGCATATGACTAGATGTACTGACAAAGACACAGACATATCGAGTTCTGTGAGTTTCATGTTAAATTTCACAGAGCACCATGTTTTTTaccatataaaaaataatttagataAATTACTTATGAACAATGCAATAAACATATGATCTTATCAATGACTCTGCCACTGTGGTGCAAACCTTAGCTTAGAGTGACATGGATTAATGAAACTAGAAAAGCTCTACAGTGTATGCCATGTGTCTGCACTGGAAGGCATGCAAGTCTGTTcagttatagcagctataaaaatGTGTTCCTTCATCagccttcttcttctcttcacaCTGCTTTTAGACCACATAGTGTGGTGAGCAGGAAGAGGAACTGCTTGAGCCGCTACAGACACAGTACCAACTTCACAGAGGAGCAGGACACAAGAAACCCTCACATTTCATTCAACATCAGAACAAATCTAACACgagctgcttttttatttttattctcatcATTTCTGGTAAGTACATTTCTCATGCTCTCTTCTATCCTACTTTACTTTCATATgcaatgtaaataattattacaTCAAACCCCTAAAGTATTGGAGTATCAATACTTTATCAGCCATCACTaatatgctgtatttttaatTATCGAATATTTTCTTGTCACTGAGTAATTGTCgtgtttttctgttctgtatGCAGTTGATGTCATTCAGTCATGGAGGCACTTCAGTCTTAAACCTGGATCATCTGTCACCATCCCATGTCGTTATAATAGGGAATATATACGACATAAGAAATACTGGTGCTCTGGTTATTATTTCAGTTCCTGCACAATTCAGGCATATGCCAGTTATACAAAGGGGAGAGTGACAGTGACTGATAACCCAGCTGAGAGTTTCTTTACTGTGACTCTGGATAATCTCCAGACAAAAGACACTGGATGGTACTGGTGTGGTGTAGAGATAGCTGGATCAGATGTTAGAGAAGCCCTTCATATCACAGTGAAATCAGGTATTGAACTACAATCTGCAAATAATTAGTGAATTTATCAGTGATCTTAATTTGTTAAAGATGAATCATATATAATTGactatatacattatttgtGCTCAGATCCTGATCTGTCAGTGAGGGAGAgcagagtgagaggtgaggaagGAGGCAGCGTCACAGTCCAGTGTCTCTACAGCACTgcgtatcagaatacacagaagcAGTGGTGCAGATTCAAAGATGGACAGTGCAACACAGTGGGGACTAAAACATCccagaattcagcagtgcaGTTCAGTGATAATAAGAATAGATCCTTCAATGTGCAGCTTAATGGAGTGAAGAAGAGTGATGCTGGCTGGTACTGGTGCAGTGCAGGAGATCTGCAGGTTCCTGTTCACATCAATGTCACTGATCCACCTCCAGGTATTATCACAAACACTGATCCCAACTTTAACAAATGATGAGACAGAaatcacactgattatttttctttgttttgacaACAGTGACTCCAACAGTGACTCCAACAGTGACTACAACAGTGACTACAACAGTGACTACAACAGTGACTCCAACAGTGACTACAACAGTGACTCCAACAGTGACTACAACAGTGACTACAACAGTGACTACAACAGTGACTACAACCACTAACAAGAGTCACATGTAAGTAGGAAAGCTCCATTTTATTTAGTCATGGTGTCCTCTGCAGTTTTATACCTGATCTATatttattaactttttcagAAACGAAAGAGTGCTTAatgtgtaaaacaaacaaattagataataaaaatacaaatcattataaatctgtctacataaaaaattaaaggaCTGCAATCACCATGACCCAATATATAGGAATGAAGGAAAATATTTTGTGATcaagctttattttctttttctttaatgttttaaacAGATCTGTCTCAAAGAACAATCCAGGTAATATCAGATGTACATATTTGGAAGAAAATTAGTTTAACGGTTCTTCTTAACACATGTTTCTAATTTGGATTATTTCTCACCCACAGCAGCGTCTCTGAATTCAGTCCCCAGCAATAAAAAAACCATGTGAGTGCAAAAACACCTTTATTCTCTCTTACAGAAAATGCTTTAAACACTTTAGGCCATGATGTTCTCTGCAGTTTTACAGACATTTCTTTATAGACATTTATAGACAATTTGTTGCTTTATTCAGAGATGAAGATGTGAGCATGACATGATCATTTCCAGCTTGTAAAAACTCACATGAAATCAATGAGTGCTAAATTCATAGGAAAGAGACATTTACTACcgatatcattttatatttcatgaCAATGTACACCACAGGtagaaagtaataaaaataaactacatGTACTCTTGGTACAGTACTTTAGTAAAATAGAAACTGTAAATGATCTGTGAATGTAGTAATAGTTTGATCATTTCCACTTCTGCCTAACTAGAGAACATGCCAATAGGATGATTTGACtactgatgatgaatgaatgattattaATGCATGATGATTAATGATGAACTGAATTAATGAAGATTTCACTGCAATATTTCACAGCCAGTCTGTGCTTACAAATGTTTATCTATAGTGGGAGTGGGACCCTGACCCATTGGTACCTGCTGGCTCTTCTTCTGCCACTGGTGATACTGGTCATCATCATCTGCATGCTCAGAAAGAAATGTGGTAAGTGTCCCCTGGTGTGTCTGTAGTTTCACATTAgttcattcttttattatttgaaaGGAGCAGGACAGAGATGTTGTGAAAATCCATTTGCTGGAGGTTTATTAACAAGAAATTCAGCACAATCAAATATAATTCAGTGATTCCACAACCAGAGGACAGATTCAAAGATTGGACAGTCAGATAAATCAGTCAGGAGTCAAACACAGCAATCAACAGTATATCTAGAATCTGAGGGCAAACAGGAAAACAGAGGGAATAAAAAGTCACATACACTGATTGTGAAGCCTCGCTAATTATTACCGCTCATGTGAGTTCTGAGCCGTTATACTGTATTTACATGTCATGTATAACCCTTGACTTTCTCCTCTGTTGATTGCTGACTTTCAGCTTTATGAAGCCTGTAGGCAGAACATGAATGTAATGATTAAGGCAAAATTTCTAAAATTTAGGTGATGGAGCCCTCTAATGGCACAAaggatatattattattattattattattattattattatctgtgcTCTTAATTGAATAGAATTGAACTTAGTTGACTATGTGTAAATTAActaaatttttaattaattaattaattaatttatttattaacttccAGAAGCAGAGAATCAAACCAGGACCAGAGAGAGGAGCAATGACACCACTGTTCCCACAGTTAGTACTGCATCTCATGTGTTATTTTAGTGCCTGATGTACCTTTTAGCAGTTTTAATGAACAGTCATTACCACAATTTCTCATCAGtgcttttatttaacagtaAATGAAATCTTTTCAGGCTGAGGAATCCTACAGCTCAATTGTTTTCAAGTCAAgaaagaggaaattaaaacatggcTCCAACGTACACCAGAAGGATAGGAGTTAtgacatttgacattttttaaacaactgCAGTCTTTTTTAatacagataaaataaaaagataaataaaatatctcatTTTCATTAAGCTGGTTCAGATTACAGTTATATTCAGGAGTAGAACAGAACTGAAATTATAATactatataaagtgtgtgtgtgtgtgtgtgtttgagaaaaaGGCCACATTTACAGATGAAGACTCCATTATTTACAGCACTGTGGCAGTTTCTAAGCCAAAGGTCAATCCACTTGTCCAATTCTACATTCATTTtcaaaaaatgatgatgattgttgttgttgatgttacgtgtgtgtgtgtgtgtgtgtgtgtgtgtgtttggtggttTAGGCTAAGAAAAAGCCCTCTTGTTCTGATAAAGACTCCGTTATATACAGCACTGTGGCTACACGTAAACCAAAGGTAAGATGGGAATCCACTGGTCCAATTCTGTATCAGTcctcattgttattattattattgttgttgtttttgttgttgtctccatctctttttattgatttgttatCCTATTGTATTCACCTGTTCCGTGTTTCTGATTAGTTTCTGTATTTAAACTCTGGTAATGCAATGGCTCCTAAAGTCTTTTTAAAGTGTATTGAGCATTTCTGTGGTTTTTACGCTCTAGCCAATATTCTCTGGATTTCACTTCATAAAATCACGATACAATAATTCTGTACTTATAATTATAGTATAACTTAAAACAAATCTTTTACAGATATGCAGTCAATTACTGTAATAATTAACCCATGAAGATAAGATGGTTTTAACGtgcatttacacatacacaagtgtgtgtgtgtgtgtgtgtgtgtgtgtgtgtgtgtgtgtgggttttggCTGGTTTAGGGTAAGAAAAAGTCCACTTGTTCGGATGAAGACTCCATTATATACAGCACTATGGCTACAGGTAAACCAAAGGTAAGATGACAATCCACTGGTCCAATTCTAcattaatcttcttcttcttttggtgTTTCCcatcaggggtggccacagcgaatcatgtctctccacctatccctatcttctgcatcctcaacacttacagcCACTagtttcatatcctcatttattacatccatatacctcctctttggccttcctctttgcctcctgcctggcagctccatgtccaacattctcctaccaatatactcactctccctcctctggacatgtccaaacaatcttaatctggcctctctaactttgtccccctgTTATATGCTTTCTCctagtctacaaacacacagtgcaactctctctgaccatccctatacttctccatcaacattctcagagcaaaaattgcatctgttgtgctctttctgggcatgaagccatactgctgctcacaaatttccactaccttccttaacctaactcccactactctttcccatagcttcattgtatggctcatcaactttatccccctatagttgctgcaactctgcacatcacccttattcttaaagatcggcactaatacacttcttctccattcctcaggacacatccttcccatctcgatccctctgcctatctaacctgtacaagtccttctctccttctctagtgtctaacctagtgtacaactcatcaaacgccttctgcttggccttagacacctccctcttcactctgtgctgtaactccttgtattcctgtctattatcttcagtcctgtccatgtcccacttttTCTTGGCTAACCCCTTCCTTtgatactatcctgaacttcctcattccaccaccaagtctccttatcttctttcctccttccagatgacacacccagcacctttcttcctgtctttccacctttcttcctgtatcaccactctctcacctgttggaatactctctatcacctcatctaattcactccagaatctctctttctcctctaactcacaacctacctgtggggcataaccactaacaacattcaacatcaccccttcaatctccaacttcagactcatcaccctgtctgacactctcatcacctccagaacattcctcacaaactcctccttcaggaccacacctaccccatttctcttactatccacaccataataaaacagcttgaatccggctcttatactacgagccttgctacccttcccccgggtctcctgtacacacagtatatccaccttccttctctccatcatatcagccagctctctacctttccctgtcataataccaacattcagagttcctattctcagtcctacactcttacctttcctcttctctctctgtctacgcactctccttcctcctctacttcttcaaccaacagtagcccaatttccaccagcgccctgtaggtcaacggcgccgatggcggtcgttgttaacccgggcctcgactgatccggtatgaaatttagagtactggcgattcgcatggttaaatttggcaatgttttacgccggatgcccttcctgacgcaaccctctctatttatctgggcttgggaccggcacagaagtcactggactgtgacccc
Encoded proteins:
- the LOC131370800 gene encoding polymeric immunoglobulin receptor-like, whose protein sequence is MSGTIEHHESVDVIQSWRHFSLKPGSSVTIPCRYNREYIRHKKYWCSGYYFSSCTIQAYASYTKGRVTVTDNPAESFFTVTLDNLQTKDTGWYWCGVEIAGSDVREALHITVKSDPDLSVRESRVRGEEGGSVTVQCLYSTAYQNTQKQWCRFKDGQCNTVGTKTSQNSAVQFSDNKNRSFNVQLNGVKKSDAGWYWCSAGDLQVPVHINVTDPPPEITLIIFLCFDNSDSNSDSNSDYNSDYNSDYNSDSNSDYNSDSNSDYNSDYNSDYNSDYNH